Proteins from a single region of Halorubrum sp. 2020YC2:
- a CDS encoding amino acid ABC transporter permease, with product MAGATRPQTVGERVSDADPSAGRVLLVAVGALFWGWLVVSWVNRWLGGVIAPVGEPFVSPEAVESAFAAVPGLAAVAADAAFVVELTPVLAQGTWLTVVITGVSLVCGFFIAVPLAVARVYGRASAWLSLGYTELLRGTPLLAQLFVLYYGLNLAASVPAALSGVFPRDVVWVAILGFTLNGAAYQAEYIRGAVESVDEGQITAGRAIGLSKLESIYYVVLPQALRYAIPSWTNEFVYLIKYSSLAGFITVPELYYRANQVATDTFRYTAVFLILGAMYLALVLTASKFMERVDARVAIPGLGANRER from the coding sequence ATGGCGGGGGCGACGCGACCGCAGACGGTGGGCGAGCGCGTGTCCGACGCGGACCCGTCCGCGGGGAGGGTCCTCCTCGTCGCCGTCGGCGCGCTGTTCTGGGGCTGGCTCGTCGTCAGCTGGGTCAACCGATGGCTCGGCGGCGTGATCGCCCCGGTCGGCGAGCCGTTCGTCTCGCCGGAGGCCGTCGAGAGCGCGTTCGCCGCGGTGCCGGGGCTCGCCGCGGTGGCTGCCGACGCCGCGTTCGTGGTCGAACTCACGCCCGTCCTCGCGCAGGGGACGTGGCTCACCGTGGTCATCACCGGCGTGAGCCTCGTCTGCGGCTTCTTCATCGCCGTGCCGCTGGCGGTCGCGCGGGTGTACGGCCGCGCCTCGGCGTGGCTTTCGCTGGGATACACCGAGCTGTTGCGCGGCACGCCGCTGCTCGCGCAGCTGTTCGTGCTGTACTACGGACTCAACCTCGCGGCGTCGGTGCCCGCGGCGCTGTCCGGCGTGTTTCCGCGCGACGTGGTCTGGGTCGCTATCTTAGGGTTCACGCTCAACGGGGCCGCCTACCAGGCCGAGTACATCCGCGGCGCGGTCGAGAGCGTCGACGAGGGGCAGATCACAGCGGGGCGGGCGATCGGGCTCTCGAAGCTGGAGTCGATCTACTACGTGGTGCTCCCGCAGGCGCTCCGGTACGCGATCCCCTCGTGGACGAACGAGTTCGTCTACCTAATCAAGTACTCGTCGCTCGCGGGCTTCATCACGGTCCCGGAGCTGTACTACCGGGCCAACCAGGTCGCGACCGACACCTTCCGGTACACGGCCGTCTTCCTCATACTCGGCGCGATGTACCTCGCGCTGGTGCTCACGGCGTCGAAGTTCATGGAGCGCGTCGACGCCCGCGTTGCGATCCCCGGACTCGGTGCGAACCGGGAGCGGTGA
- a CDS encoding zinc-dependent alcohol dehydrogenase family protein, translating to MRAAILREYGEPLAVREVPAPEPAPDGAVVSVDACGVCRSDWHAWAGHGEWADDRVPRGQVLGHEPAGEVVAVGGEVDRFRPGDRVVVPFSLGDGTCPHCRRGAGNVCEDGRALGFEPAAPGAFAERVAVPAADYNLVERPEWLDATAAAALGCRYMTAYHALAERTAVGGGDAVAVHGCGGVGLSAVQIAAALGARVIAVDVDDDALDLAREFGAAETVTPESLPAESSVPERIRALTDGGADVSLDALGIAETCRNSVRSLRPRGTHVQVGLTTNAERGEVSLPTDWMTRWEISFVGSRGMPPTSYPDLFALVEATGIDPGALVARELSLGEVSDRLAAMNEYDVRGVEVVTDFEG from the coding sequence ATGCGCGCAGCGATCCTGCGGGAGTACGGCGAGCCGCTCGCGGTCCGCGAGGTCCCCGCCCCCGAACCGGCGCCCGACGGCGCCGTCGTCAGCGTGGACGCCTGCGGCGTCTGCCGCAGCGACTGGCACGCCTGGGCCGGCCACGGCGAGTGGGCGGACGACCGCGTCCCGCGCGGACAGGTCCTCGGACACGAACCCGCCGGCGAGGTCGTCGCCGTCGGCGGCGAGGTGGACCGGTTCCGTCCGGGCGACCGCGTGGTCGTCCCCTTCTCGCTCGGGGACGGCACCTGTCCGCACTGCCGCCGCGGGGCCGGGAACGTCTGCGAGGACGGACGCGCGCTGGGGTTCGAGCCGGCGGCTCCCGGCGCGTTCGCGGAGCGGGTGGCGGTCCCGGCCGCCGACTACAACCTCGTCGAGCGCCCCGAGTGGCTCGACGCGACCGCCGCCGCGGCGCTCGGCTGTCGGTACATGACCGCCTACCACGCGCTCGCGGAGCGGACGGCCGTCGGCGGGGGCGACGCCGTCGCGGTCCACGGCTGCGGGGGCGTCGGGCTCTCCGCGGTCCAGATCGCGGCGGCGCTCGGCGCGCGCGTGATAGCGGTCGACGTCGACGACGACGCCCTCGACCTCGCCCGCGAGTTCGGCGCGGCCGAGACCGTGACTCCGGAGTCGCTGCCGGCGGAGAGCTCCGTCCCCGAGCGAATCCGCGCCCTCACCGACGGCGGCGCCGACGTGTCGCTCGACGCGCTGGGCATCGCGGAGACCTGCCGCAACTCCGTCCGGTCGCTGCGGCCGCGGGGCACGCACGTTCAGGTCGGGCTCACGACGAACGCCGAGCGCGGCGAGGTGTCGCTGCCGACGGACTGGATGACTCGGTGGGAGATCTCCTTCGTCGGCTCGCGCGGGATGCCGCCGACGAGCTACCCGGACCTGTTCGCGCTGGTCGAGGCGACCGGGATCGATCCGGGCGCGCTGGTCGCCCGCGAGCTGTCGCTGGGGGAGGTCTCGGACCGGCTCGCGGCCATGAACGAGTACGACGTGCGGGGCGTCGAGGTCGTCACCGACTTCGAGGGGTGA
- a CDS encoding PAS domain-containing sensor histidine kinase, which translates to MARSTKRRPGIAYRRPEGDPSRFVIEASGEPRPEVAERPDGGWLDRVVGDDQERLREALDSDPVDVVYRVASDGEPRWVHERGRATDDGDVVGYLFLADERVQRRRRLEQQRERLEEFASVVSHDLRNPLSVAVGNIELAAELDEDASAERLDRALDALDRMDDLIGELLTLAREGETVQSAEPTELRSVVESAWETVGERADAALVVDDPLGTVPCDADRLRQALENLFRNALEHGTPEDVDALPDSDPAGNRSGDRVASGTFSTREGSPGERAAEDAAVRVRVGRTDDGFYVADDGPGIDPDRRDAVFEPGHTTAPGGTGFGLAIVERIAEAHGWTVSAAQSREGGARFEFVCDEPIETAEPSEGETSPTRGV; encoded by the coding sequence GTGGCGCGTTCGACGAAACGACGGCCCGGGATCGCGTACCGTCGCCCCGAAGGCGACCCGTCGCGGTTCGTGATCGAGGCCTCCGGGGAGCCGCGACCTGAGGTCGCGGAACGGCCCGACGGCGGGTGGCTCGACCGCGTCGTCGGGGACGATCAGGAGCGCCTCCGCGAGGCGCTCGACTCGGACCCCGTCGACGTGGTGTATCGGGTCGCCTCCGACGGGGAGCCGCGGTGGGTCCACGAGCGGGGGCGAGCGACGGACGACGGCGACGTGGTGGGGTACCTCTTTCTGGCGGACGAACGCGTTCAGCGCCGACGGCGACTGGAGCAACAGCGGGAGCGGTTAGAGGAGTTCGCGAGCGTCGTCTCGCACGACCTCCGGAACCCCCTCTCCGTCGCGGTCGGGAACATCGAACTGGCCGCCGAACTCGACGAGGACGCGTCGGCCGAGCGGTTGGACCGAGCCCTCGACGCGCTCGACCGGATGGACGACCTCATCGGCGAACTGCTGACGCTGGCGCGGGAGGGGGAGACGGTCCAGTCCGCCGAGCCGACGGAGCTGCGGTCGGTCGTCGAGAGCGCGTGGGAGACCGTCGGCGAACGCGCGGACGCCGCCCTCGTCGTCGACGACCCGCTCGGGACGGTGCCATGCGACGCCGACAGGCTCCGGCAGGCCCTCGAGAACCTCTTCCGGAACGCCCTCGAACACGGGACGCCGGAGGACGTCGACGCCCTCCCGGACTCGGATCCGGCCGGGAACCGGTCCGGGGACCGCGTCGCGTCCGGAACGTTCTCGACGCGCGAGGGGTCGCCGGGAGAGCGCGCCGCGGAGGACGCCGCGGTCCGCGTCCGCGTCGGCCGGACGGACGACGGGTTCTACGTCGCGGACGACGGGCCGGGGATCGACCCCGACCGGCGGGACGCCGTCTTCGAGCCGGGACACACGACCGCCCCGGGCGGCACCGGCTTCGGACTGGCGATAGTCGAGCGGATCGCGGAGGCCCACGGCTGGACGGTCTCGGCGGCCCAGAGCCGGGAGGGCGGCGCCCGGTTCGAGTTCGTCTGCGACGAGCCGATCGAGACCGCGGAGCCGTCCGAGGGCGAGACGAGTCCGACTCGGGGCGTCTGA
- a CDS encoding replication factor C large subunit, producing MADWTEKYRPSTLSEVRGNDKARDAFAEWARSWDDHREAVVLHGSPGVGKTSAAHALANDMGWETVELNASDQRTADVIERFAGRAARNATLGGSAAGGGASGGDTASRQLVIVDEADNIHGNYDRGGASAITKLVKESGQPIVLIANDYYDMSRGLRNATQEVEFRDVSARSIVPVLRDICRKEGIEFESDALQRIAEGNRGDLRGAVNDLQAATQGRDSIAVEDVVTGDRDKALGLFPFLDAVLKEESAEEALQSAYAVDETPDDLMRWIENNLLDVYEPTEAVRAYDFLANADVWLGRVRATQNYSYWRYATDNAAAGVAAARDGEKGGWTRYGRPQFWSSSDATADEVVGKIAAASGCSVATARREVLPFLEAVTHHCKPRELTVSMAAAYDLDEAGVAFVTGSGESTNKVASIVEDAQARREELIEEHADGAFALDAGGRADDGDDDAAAAEGSAADGSEANAAETGRDDPADGETDDAAAEDDDAGDDQAGLNDFM from the coding sequence ATGGCCGACTGGACGGAGAAGTACCGCCCGAGCACGCTCTCGGAGGTGCGCGGCAACGACAAGGCCCGCGACGCGTTCGCGGAGTGGGCCCGCTCGTGGGACGACCACCGCGAGGCGGTCGTCCTCCACGGCAGCCCGGGCGTCGGGAAGACGAGCGCGGCGCACGCGCTCGCGAACGACATGGGGTGGGAGACGGTGGAGCTGAACGCCTCCGACCAGCGCACCGCCGACGTCATCGAGCGCTTCGCGGGGCGGGCGGCGCGCAACGCGACCCTCGGCGGGAGCGCGGCCGGCGGCGGCGCGAGCGGCGGCGACACCGCCTCGCGCCAACTCGTGATCGTCGACGAGGCCGACAACATCCACGGCAACTACGACCGCGGCGGCGCGAGCGCGATCACGAAGCTGGTCAAGGAGTCGGGCCAGCCCATCGTCCTCATCGCCAACGACTACTACGACATGTCGCGCGGGCTCCGGAACGCGACTCAAGAGGTCGAGTTCCGCGACGTCTCCGCGCGCTCCATCGTCCCCGTCCTCCGGGACATCTGTCGCAAGGAGGGGATCGAGTTCGAGTCGGACGCCCTCCAGCGGATCGCGGAGGGGAACCGCGGCGACCTGCGCGGCGCGGTCAACGACCTCCAGGCCGCGACGCAGGGGCGCGACTCGATCGCGGTCGAAGACGTCGTCACCGGCGACCGCGACAAGGCGCTCGGACTGTTCCCCTTCCTCGACGCGGTCCTCAAGGAGGAGTCCGCCGAGGAGGCGCTGCAGTCGGCGTACGCCGTCGACGAGACGCCCGACGACCTGATGCGCTGGATCGAGAACAACCTCCTCGACGTGTACGAGCCGACGGAGGCGGTCCGCGCGTACGACTTCCTCGCGAACGCCGACGTGTGGCTCGGCCGCGTGCGCGCCACGCAGAACTACTCCTACTGGCGCTACGCGACCGACAACGCGGCCGCGGGCGTCGCGGCCGCCCGCGACGGCGAGAAGGGCGGGTGGACCCGCTACGGCCGCCCGCAGTTCTGGTCGTCGTCGGACGCGACCGCGGACGAGGTGGTCGGCAAGATCGCGGCCGCCAGCGGCTGTAGCGTCGCGACCGCCCGCCGCGAGGTGTTACCGTTCCTCGAGGCCGTCACCCACCATTGTAAGCCCCGCGAGCTGACCGTCTCGATGGCGGCGGCGTACGACCTCGACGAGGCGGGCGTCGCCTTCGTCACCGGCTCGGGCGAGTCGACGAACAAGGTCGCGTCCATCGTCGAGGACGCGCAGGCCCGCCGCGAGGAGCTGATCGAGGAGCACGCCGACGGCGCCTTCGCGCTCGACGCGGGGGGGCGCGCGGACGACGGCGACGACGATGCGGCCGCCGCCGAGGGTTCCGCCGCGGACGGCTCCGAAGCGAACGCCGCCGAGACCGGTCGCGACGACCCCGCCGACGGGGAGACCGACGACGCGGCCGCGGAGGACGACGACGCGGGCGACGACCAAGCCGGGCTGAACGACTTCATGTGA